Genomic window (Nitrospirales bacterium LBB_01):
TCAAAATCCTCTTTTAATATGGACGGGCAAAAGGGCTGATACCACACGCGCATTTTTAGTCTGAGATTGAGGCGGTTTTTTATCTCCTCTGAGTTGGGAAGTGCTAGGATACTTCTTCTACCCAAAGCCCTTGGGCCATACTCCATAGCCCCTTGAAACCAAAACACAATGTGACCCTCTGAAATCAACTTTGCAGTCTCTTTAGCTATATCTGTTTTCTTTTCAAATTTCAGATTTTTCGTTTTTAGTGCATCAGTGATATCAGTGTCCTTAAACCCTGTACCCCAAAACACATCGTTAAAGTCATACTTTGATACGCTGTTTAACTCGTAATTAGCGCACATAGCAGCACCCGCCGCAAGCCCGCCGTCTCCCATGTGTGGATATATAAAACAATTGGAAACTCCGGAAAGCTCACTTATCAGCATGTTCACTACAATGTTTGAAAACACCCCTCCAGCAAGAGCAACCTTGTCACAAGCGGTTATAGTGAGCGCATTTTTTATAAGCTGCACCACATGCACCTCAAGCACCCTCTCTGCCATATATGCAAACTGCTCTGAGGGATACTGCCAGAGGATTTTCTTCAACTTATTGAACATTTGCAGAGAGCCGTATTTTGCGCTGACATTAAGCCCGTCAATTTGAAAAAACTCAAGCATCGGGTTTTTATCGTCATCTATAGGGTAGGCATAGTCGGCAAGAGCCATGACCTTTCCCTCATCCTCAAGTTCCCGCATGTTTAGAAGATTGGTTACGTGTTCAAAAAATATTCCAAATGAATCCCTTCCGTTTATCTGTTTTATTAAACTAAGTCTGTCATTGTCAAGCACACTTATGTTTCCTGAAAGGCCGTCACCAATTCCATCAAGTGTTACAACAAGGGATTTGTCATGTCTTGAGCAAAACGCAGCCGCAGCGGCATGACAGTCGTGATGACCGTATTGATGGAAATCTATCTTTTTAAATCCTAATCTTTTTAGCTCTTTAGTCAACAGATGCCGGCTGATGCGTGTGCTTAACGCCGATGGACCAATTTCTGTCAGCACGTACTTAGCTCTCTTTTTTAGACCCTGAAATGCGCCCTGCTCAATTTTTCGCCTGCGGATAAGATAGTACTGCTCCTTAAGGGATGGAAATGCGCGTGTCAGGGTTTTGGAAAAATCGGTAGTGCAGCTGCTTATACAATCAATATCACGAGGCTCTAAGTTTAGGGCATTCAGACATGCTTTTATAGAGAGCGCCGGAAAGCCCGCCTCTAATTTCCGTCTTGAGAGCCGCTCTTCATTTATCGCTGTGAGGACTTTGTTGTCTTTTAATATTGCAGCCCCTGCGTCATGACCATCCCATATTCCAAGTATATACATGGTTTATTCCACCACCTTTAAAAATTTCAACGTTGACGCTATAGTTTTAAATAATGCTCTTGGACTCATCAGTTTTATGATCCCTGCTATTGTCCGAAATCTTAGGTAAAACTCCCTTACGGCTTGTGTTCGTATCTTTTCAACCTGAGACGGAGTTATACCATCTAAGGACATGACAGAGCGTTCCTGCCGAAAAGTGCTAAATGAATCAGAGTCTTTTATCCAGCCATTAGAGAGTGCCGTGTTGTAGAGCTCTGAGCCAGGGAATGGAACTGCACAGTAAAATTGCGCAAAGTCAAGGTCAAGCTCCAGCACTTTCCGCTTAGTCTCTAATGCTGATGAGACGGTTTCGTTAGGTAGCCCAAATATTATATGCCCTGATGTTAATATGCCGGCTTTTTTGGCAGTAGAAAGTGTGCTTTTAATCTGCTCAAACCCTATGTTTTTTCTCACTCCTTTAAGCACCTCTGAGTTGACCGATTCTATCCCAAAACTAATCATCCAGCATCCGGCACGCTTCATTAATTGTAGTAGTTCCACATTAACCGTGTCAATTCTACTGTTACAGACCCATGAAATGTTGACCTCATTTGTAATCAATCCCATACAGAGTTCTTTCACAAATGAGGGGTTTGCCGTAAATGTCTCAGCCCAGAAAAAATACTCTCTAACGCCGTATTTCTCTATATCAGCCTTAATTTCCTCCACTATGGAATCAACCGTCCTTAACCGTGTCTTTTTTCCGTAGTACGTTTGGCTTGTGCAAAATGTACACGGAAAATGGCATCCACGCTGCGGCATCACCATAAGAAACGGACTGCCTTTAAGCGGCAATGTGTATGAGGCAATATTGATAAGGCTCCAATTAGGAAACGGCAGAGTATCCAGATTAGCTGCAAACTCTCTGTCATCGTTTCTTACAATATTTCCTTGAGCGTCTTTGAAAGTTATTCCCAGTACACTTTTCAGATTGTTTAAATTGTTAACTGTCTCAAGAGCGGTTATCTCAGGTTCATTTCTGATAACTATGTCTAAGCCCTCTGTATGCGACAGTGAGTGAGTATCAAAGACGGTTACGTGTGTTCCAATAACTATGGTGGTAATGGAAGGATTTTCCCTTTTAATTAAAGTTGTTACAACAAGGTCATTGCTGATTGACGGAGTGCCTGTGCTGACAACTGCGACATCCGGGTTAATGGAATCAATAATTGACTTAAGTCTTTGTAAATTAATGTTTTCTGCAGGGGCATCTATTACTTTTACCTCATGATTATTTTCCTTTAGGAGGGTTGCAATATAGATTAGTGAAAGCGGGGGCCACAGGGTTGACCATATACCGCTTTGTTGAGTGCATCGCCCCTCACGCGTAAACTTCTCGCCGTAAGCATCCGGCGGATTTAATAACAGGATTTTCAATTTAATAAATTGCCTTTGTAGTTAACTCAGCTAATAAAATACTGGATTCCTGCCTTCGCAGGAATGACAAAAAAAATAAGGAATGAAAAAAAAATGAAAAATGAAAAAGAAATGAAAAATGAAAAATGAAAAAGAAAATAAGAAATGAGAAAAACCATCTCCTCCTGTCATTCCCGCCTCCCCTCCTTTGTCATTCCCGCCTCCCCTCCTTTGTCATCCCGCACTTGATGCGGGATCCAGTCCTTTTCCCTGCATCCTTAAATGACACAAAACCATCTATCGGAGTCAACTATACAGCTACTACTATTTCTTTATATTCTTTATCTGTAGGTGCGGCAGAGTGTGTTTTTTGATTTTCAGCCCATAACCATGCAGTGATAGCCTCTTTAATATTTTCTATGGCTTCTTCTTCGGTTTTACCTTGTGAGACACAGCCAGGTAATGCAGGCACCTCTGCTACCAGCCAACCATCCTCAGCCTGCTCTAATTTAACGTAAAACAACATCTGATGTTCTCCCTCTTGTATAGTATCAAATATAGCCCCAAAATGCCAAATCTTAAATCAAATACTTAATCAACGTGAAGCCGTATCTGAGCCACACCTTAGATAGTCGTATTTTAGAGTAACCGGCCTTGCGTTTATATTCGTGTGATGGAACCTCAGTAAGGCGAAATCCTTTTTTCAGAGTTTTCATAATCATTTCTTGCTCTATGGTTGTAATATCTTCTTTAAGGTTTAGCTTTTTTGCCACCTCTGTTTTTATCGCTCTGAAGCCGTTTTGGGAGTCACTGATTCTTACCTTATAGCGCCAATTAATACAGGCTGTGATAAAGGAGCTGCCCATCAATCTAAAAAACTCGTCAAAACCGCCGTGAAGTTCACTTGAGCCGCCAAGCAGACGTGAGCCTGTTACGTGGTCAGCCTCTCCTTTAAGGATTGGCTCTATTAATCGGGGTATGTCATTAGGGTCGTGAGAGCCGTCAGCGTCTATAAAGACAATGACATCGCCCGCTGCCTCTTTAATAGCAAGTCTTAAAGCAGCGCCCTTTCCCTTACCGTCGTCGGTTATACACTTAACGGAATGGTTTTTGGCAATCTCTGCGGTTCCATCTGTGGAGTGACCGTCAATGACTATAATCTCATCACCGTACTTTTTGCAGCCCTCTATGACATCTCCAACGGTTGCCGCCTCATTTAGCGCAGGAATTACTATCGTTATCACTTATGTTGCCTCTTCATACAGGGCGTCAAGAAGTTCTTTAAATGTATCACAGACTCTGTTTCGCTTGAGTTTAAGCGAGGGGGTCAGAAATCCATCTGAAACTGTCAGATGACCGCTATGGATATAGAACTTTTTAATAGTCTCAAAAGAGGCCAGATTTTTGTTTACTCTGTCAACACTTTCTTGGACGCTTTCCCTTATGGATGTGTGGTTAATAAGCTCATCGTAGTTTGAAAAATTAATTCCAAGCTTAGCCGCATGAGACTTAACCGCATCCTCTTTGAGAGTGATAAGGGCGGTAAGGTATTTTCTCTCGTTTCCATAGAGCACAAGGTGCTCTATAAGCGCATCATCCTTAAACCGAGCTTCAATAATCTGCGGGGATATGTTTTTACCGCCAGAGGTTACGATGATTTCCTTTTTTCGCCCTTTGATTTTTAAAAATCCCCGCTCATTAAATTCACCAAGATCGCCTGTTTTAAACCAGCCGTCCTCTGTAAACGCTTCTTTCGTAGCTAATGGGTCTTTATAGTACTGAGTAAAAATGTTTGGACCTTTGGCTAAGATTTCGCCGTCTTCTGCCAACTTTAATTCAACTGACGGAAAAGCTTTCCCAACAGCGTTAAAATCAAAATCATCACCTCTATTCATTGTTAGCGTTGGGGAGCACTCGGTAAGACCATATCCCTCAATTATCAACATCCCGGCTTTTAGAAAAAACTCCTTTGCTTCAAGTTTAAGCCCTGCTCCTCCGGATAGACAAAACCCAAGCTTCCTGCCGGTTAGCTCACGCAGTTTATCAATTTGGGCGTTTCTATCGGTTGATGAGTTTACGGAATCAAGATGAAGTTTCTCCCAATAAGCGGGAACACTCATAAACACTGTAGGACGTACTTCAGGCATATGTTTAAGTACCTCCGCTGGAGTTGTCAAATACGTGGTAAACCCAAGCGTGTTACCAAGCCCGTATTCGCCCCAGCCAAATATGTGAGACATTGGAAGCCACAATAAATCCACTAGCGCCTCAGGTATAAGGGGCCCAAGGGTATCTATCCAATCGGCGGCGTTTTCATATAGATTTCTATGTGTTAGGACAACACCCTTTGGTCTTCCTGTGGTGCCGGACGTGTATAAAATAGCGGCAACGTCATCAATGTTAAACTCGTCAATGAGTTGTTTAAATCCGTCTGGATTTTGCTCTAACAAAGCAAAGCCGGCGTTTAATGCGTCTTCAAAATAAACCGCTCTGCTTTCAAACTCTTTATTGGTTTCTACAAAAGTTCCCATTACAATTATGTGTTTAACATTAGGAATATCAGGGAGTATTTTTGAAACAACCGGCAGCATATCGTTCTCAGTGATAAGAATATGAGCATCGCAGTGATTGATTATATACCCGGCTTCAGTGGGAGCATTGGAATGATACACGGGAACAAACACACTGCGTGCGGCATGTATTGCCATCAGGGAAAAAGTCCACTCAATGCGGTTTTTAGCAAATATTGATACTTTTACATTTGGTCCTGCTCCAATGGATTTTAGATAAAGTGCAAGCGCCGAAGATTTTTTAAGGAACTCTCCCCACGTGGTTGCTGTCCAGCCGCTAAAACCGTCTGAAGACATGAAACGAGGCGCATCTGGAGTTTGTCTGCCCCGTTCATAAAGTATAGCGGCATCAGATTTATATTTGCGGG
Coding sequences:
- a CDS encoding radical SAM protein; the encoded protein is MKILLLNPPDAYGEKFTREGRCTQQSGIWSTLWPPLSLIYIATLLKENNHEVKVIDAPAENINLQRLKSIIDSINPDVAVVSTGTPSISNDLVVTTLIKRENPSITTIVIGTHVTVFDTHSLSHTEGLDIVIRNEPEITALETVNNLNNLKSVLGITFKDAQGNIVRNDDREFAANLDTLPFPNWSLINIASYTLPLKGSPFLMVMPQRGCHFPCTFCTSQTYYGKKTRLRTVDSIVEEIKADIEKYGVREYFFWAETFTANPSFVKELCMGLITNEVNISWVCNSRIDTVNVELLQLMKRAGCWMISFGIESVNSEVLKGVRKNIGFEQIKSTLSTAKKAGILTSGHIIFGLPNETVSSALETKRKVLELDLDFAQFYCAVPFPGSELYNTALSNGWIKDSDSFSTFRQERSVMSLDGITPSQVEKIRTQAVREFYLRFRTIAGIIKLMSPRALFKTIASTLKFLKVVE
- a CDS encoding type II toxin-antitoxin system HicB family antitoxin; translated protein: MLFYVKLEQAEDGWLVAEVPALPGCVSQGKTEEEAIENIKEAITAWLWAENQKTHSAAPTDKEYKEIVVAV
- a CDS encoding glycosyltransferase family 2 protein; this translates as MITIVIPALNEAATVGDVIEGCKKYGDEIIVIDGHSTDGTAEIAKNHSVKCITDDGKGKGAALRLAIKEAAGDVIVFIDADGSHDPNDIPRLIEPILKGEADHVTGSRLLGGSSELHGGFDEFFRLMGSSFITACINWRYKVRISDSQNGFRAIKTEVAKKLNLKEDITTIEQEMIMKTLKKGFRLTEVPSHEYKRKAGYSKIRLSKVWLRYGFTLIKYLI
- a CDS encoding long-chain fatty acid--CoA ligase; this encodes MSNTRKYKSDAAILYERGRQTPDAPRFMSSDGFSGWTATTWGEFLKKSSALALYLKSIGAGPNVKVSIFAKNRIEWTFSLMAIHAARSVFVPVYHSNAPTEAGYIINHCDAHILITENDMLPVVSKILPDIPNVKHIIVMGTFVETNKEFESRAVYFEDALNAGFALLEQNPDGFKQLIDEFNIDDVAAILYTSGTTGRPKGVVLTHRNLYENAADWIDTLGPLIPEALVDLLWLPMSHIFGWGEYGLGNTLGFTTYLTTPAEVLKHMPEVRPTVFMSVPAYWEKLHLDSVNSSTDRNAQIDKLRELTGRKLGFCLSGGAGLKLEAKEFFLKAGMLIIEGYGLTECSPTLTMNRGDDFDFNAVGKAFPSVELKLAEDGEILAKGPNIFTQYYKDPLATKEAFTEDGWFKTGDLGEFNERGFLKIKGRKKEIIVTSGGKNISPQIIEARFKDDALIEHLVLYGNERKYLTALITLKEDAVKSHAAKLGINFSNYDELINHTSIRESVQESVDRVNKNLASFETIKKFYIHSGHLTVSDGFLTPSLKLKRNRVCDTFKELLDALYEEAT